The window TGTCTTCCTCCGTTGCTTTTGGAAGGGGATTTTTGTACCTTGTACTCTATAACCTGATGTTTGTCCTTCCGCTTGCGGCAATTGTCCTTCTTGTATCATTCGGGACGACTTCCCTTGCCGCAGATCTGTTCAGGAAGAAAAACAGGAGAGTTTTAAGGTTCATTATGGGTGCAGTGCTTCTTTTAATCGGCTTTTTTGCGTTTTTTGAGGGACTGACTCCCTACATGTGAATTTTTCGGCCTGCTCTTTTTGCATAAACCTTCTAAATTCCAAACGCCTGAAGAAATCCCGCCTTCTCAGGAAGAAAAACAGTATAAAAAATATTATTTGAACTGTCCCTATGAACTTCAGAAAGGCCGTTTTTTAGTTTTTACCGGACCAAAGATCAAAAATTTATTTGAGGGAAACCTTCTCAAATCCCTGGTTGTTGCAGATAGTATTCAACCTGTCAAAGACAGGTTCGCCAACGAACTCTGTGAATATCTCATTGGCCTTCTCTTCAGGGTCGACATCCGAGAACCTTTCGGGATAAACGGTCTTTCCTATGAAATACGCGTCCGCAATGACTGTAGCATAGTTGGTCGCACGATAGTTGTACGGAAGGGTCGCGTATACGTCACCGTTTTGCACTGCCTTCATATCAGAAAAGGCTGCACTTTTTATATCCTGAAAACCCCCTATTTCGTCCTCAACGCCAAGGGTCCCGGCATCTATGAATATATAATCGGGATCGGCATATAACAGGGATTCCTTTGAAAACTCGGTACTGTACATGTCCGTAATATTAGCAATATTCTCCACATTGCACCACGATAAAGGAACATACTGCGAACTCGTCGACATAAGTCCGTGTGCTCCTCCAAAAGAGAGCCCTCCTATATAGGCGGTTTTTCTTTCGGATTCGGAAAGATTTGCGGTTCTTTCCTGCAGGTCGTCTTTGCAGGACTTAATGTATGAAATTAATTCTTCGGCACGGTCCTCTTTTGAAAGGGCCTCTCCAAGAACCCTCAGCCCTGAAAACATCTCCTCAAGCCCTTCATCGTCCCTGAATGACCCCGGAGAAAATGCCACTACGGGAATATTGGTCTTTTGCTGCATGATATCCGCTGAAGATGTCGTCTGGCCGGACTCATTCATGACAGAATTCCCGGCCATAAATATGACCTGAGGGTTTAACAGCATCACCTGTTCGAGATTTGTACCGTCACCTCTGGTACTGATTACGGGCAGGTCTGAAAACCGGGGGTTTACGAGAGTATACGGCCTGCTGGTCTCGGTTTCGTCTTCCCCGCTTTCTATTCCGATAATTTTGTCCGAGGAGTCAAGATATGTGATGTACCTTGTACACGTTCCGCCGGATGAACACACTATGGTGTCAAGTTCGGAGGGGATGATAACTTCCCGCCCGTAGCTGTCGTTTATTGAAACCGAGGAGTTCACATCCCCACTGTAGCTGTACCCGCCTCCTGCCGCTGTACACCCGGAGGTTGCAACAGTGGCTGCAAGAATAACTGATGTTGCCAGCAGGATAAGACCTGTCTTAAAAAAAGTCAGAGTATTCTCAAATCCGGTCATAAAAAGCCCCTTCCTCTGAATTTATTTTCCGGGCATGGTTTTCCGGTACAAGATTTCTCTTCATACCTTCCACACCATCATACCGGTGTACATACCCTGCTTTGGCGGGCAGATTCCGTCTTTGGCCGAATTTCTGAAATAATCATTTATTTTGCCTTTTGCCGCATCATCAAGGGTGTGCTCACGACTTAAGCGCTCTATAGTACGAAGAGCCGCGTCCTCCCATTTTATCCCTTCTTTATGCCCGAAAGAGTTTATCTTTACAGACGGCCTGTACCCCGACAGGTAGAGGTACATGAACGGGTAATACAGACCGTTTCCGGGATGAAAACGGTGCGAGGGCATTTTTTTATTTTCTTCCTCCGGTTTTGGCTGCTGCTGGATTAAACTCTGTATGAGACTGTGAAACCCATCCTCTTCGGGTCTGCCCCCTCCGGCGAAGTTGCTGTAATAGCACAGATTTTTGGAGCATGCCATCATTTTTTCAAAGCTTTCGAGACCGTTGACAGCAGGTGTCATCGATGCAATTACAAGGTCGAAATTCTTCCGGAAACCGAGTTCGTCGATATCCGCACTCCACCATGAAAGCTCTCTTGAGTCTATCAAAAGATTTTCTTCTTCCGCCTCCTGCCTGAGCCTCTGAAGCATCCCGGATGCGATATCGACCGCCGTAACACTGGCACCCGCCTTTGCAAGAGGTATGGAAAGGGGCCCAGGACCGCAGCCTACGTCAAGGACTTTTGCACCTTCAGGGTTAAATCCCGCATCCTTAAGGAAACCGAATATCCCATCAGTCCTTTCACGGTGTCTTTCGGATTCGTCTCCCATATGGTCCCTGCCGTAATTTTCCGACATTTTGTTCCACCTCTCAGCCGTGCGGTTTTCATTGAAAAGACCCTGCATACCTTTTGAATTGTCCTTCCAGCACTCCACCCATTTTTCCAGGTTGTCGTTATTATCCATTCAAAACCTCCCAAGAAATCCAAAGTTAAAATACGCCTGTTTTATCCTTTTCAGGCCCTGCAGATTTTTCCTGTTCAGGCAGACATTCATACCATAAAGTGCTGCCCGGATGTTTCCTGACATTTACAATTGCGCCTTTACCGGCTGCCGGTAAACGTCAGAAAAAGACCTCAAACCTGTTGAATGCATGGTTTTAAGAACCGAAGCATGCCTTTATCAGGCATTCTCTGCAGGGCACGGGGAAACGGTCATATTTTTTAATGTTTAACAGGAGATCTATTATTACTTTGATTATTAAAAGTATTATTAAATGAATTTTCATCCAATATTTATAATATTTTATATCCGGCAGTTCATCCGAATGCTCAAAACGGTCACACCAAAATGTATAGCTGATGAAGAGATCTCCACTTTTAAATGGCAAATACCGTAATAAAACCAGAGACAGTCATAATAATCTGCGTCAGGCTTTTCGGGGGTTTGCAATATATAGTAAAAAAGGTGTTTAAATCATCCCTATGACTTCATAAGGGTTGTTTTCAGGGTCTTTGAGTTCGGAAAGCCGGCTGCCATTGACCTTAAACTCATAGATGGTGGTGTAGAGGCTGTCGAGGTCGTCAAGGTCCTTTACTTTTTCAACAGAACCGTAGATTTTTGAACCCCATGAAGGCCCCTCGTAGGGCGGCGATGTCGACGGAAGAGAAGCTATAACTATCCCGTCACCGTAATTTTCCCCGCTGTTCCACCTGACAAAGACTCCTGCCGGGCTTGTGC of the Methanomicrobium sp. W14 genome contains:
- a CDS encoding bifunctional 2-polyprenyl-6-hydroxyphenol methylase/3-demethylubiquinol 3-O-methyltransferase UbiG; amino-acid sequence: MDNNDNLEKWVECWKDNSKGMQGLFNENRTAERWNKMSENYGRDHMGDESERHRERTDGIFGFLKDAGFNPEGAKVLDVGCGPGPLSIPLAKAGASVTAVDIASGMLQRLRQEAEEENLLIDSRELSWWSADIDELGFRKNFDLVIASMTPAVNGLESFEKMMACSKNLCYYSNFAGGGRPEEDGFHSLIQSLIQQQPKPEEENKKMPSHRFHPGNGLYYPFMYLYLSGYRPSVKINSFGHKEGIKWEDAALRTIERLSREHTLDDAAKGKINDYFRNSAKDGICPPKQGMYTGMMVWKV
- a CDS encoding ABC transporter substrate-binding protein; the encoded protein is MTGFENTLTFFKTGLILLATSVILAATVATSGCTAAGGGYSYSGDVNSSVSINDSYGREVIIPSELDTIVCSSGGTCTRYITYLDSSDKIIGIESGEDETETSRPYTLVNPRFSDLPVISTRGDGTNLEQVMLLNPQVIFMAGNSVMNESGQTTSSADIMQQKTNIPVVAFSPGSFRDDEGLEEMFSGLRVLGEALSKEDRAEELISYIKSCKDDLQERTANLSESERKTAYIGGLSFGGAHGLMSTSSQYVPLSWCNVENIANITDMYSTEFSKESLLYADPDYIFIDAGTLGVEDEIGGFQDIKSAAFSDMKAVQNGDVYATLPYNYRATNYATVIADAYFIGKTVYPERFSDVDPEEKANEIFTEFVGEPVFDRLNTICNNQGFEKVSLK